ACAACGGCGAGGAACGGCCAGTAACAGGAACGATCGTGTTTGAGTCAAATCTATTCTAAGTGATACATTCGTTATGCAAACCCTGCATTACAAGAAAATTAATAAACGAAAAAATCTTTAATACATGTTCAACGTATTGTTCGAAACTGCTGAAATTCTATGGTGCTGAATGGTCCATATTGCTCAAGCGGATAAGTGGTTCCCTCCGTCGGCGAATGAACTCTAATTTGGCGCATATGGGTATCCCTCCCATTTTGATGATTACTTATCACCGCAATCTGTATCATGAAGGTGCGCATTGGAATGTCGCGTACCTCTTTAATGGGAATGCAAACCCAACCGGAAGGTTCGCAGAGGTCTACAACTTCAATTTCCTGCAGATCATTAAAATGAGTGCCGCACCGAATCGAGATCCGACTAGGGGTATAGCTTTCATCGAGCTTGTAATCCGAATAGATGTAAATCTGATTAACGGTAGTTTTGCGAGGGAATTGGATGTTCACGAGGTGCGGCAGCTGACCATCGGATTGCCAATAGGTTTCCATAGAATTGTCCCTTAGCTGTTCTACGCCAAATCCTGAAAGAATGTAATGTgaatattttgatttcaaaagcATACGCAATTCACTGTACCAGGTTTGCAGGATGACAGGCTCCAGACAGCTTGAGATCCGACTTCCCGGACAGTTCCAGATCTTTCTTCCGTGGTAGGACACACGTTGGAACCCGTTTTGACGCTCATATTTTCCAAATATTCAGACGGAAGCAAAACGACTAGATAAAAATACGTTATTTTCGCACATTACTGTTTGTTGTTTACATGTTGAGCAAATCATATTTACACTCAGA
The Toxorhynchites rutilus septentrionalis strain SRP chromosome 2, ASM2978413v1, whole genome shotgun sequence genome window above contains:
- the LOC129767018 gene encoding anaphase-promoting complex subunit 10 → MSVKTGSNVCPTTEERSGTVREVGSQAVWSLSSCKPGFGVEQLRDNSMETYWQSDGQLPHLVNIQFPRKTTVNQIYIYSDYKLDESYTPSRISIRCGTHFNDLQEIEVVDLCEPSGWVCIPIKEVRDIPMRTFMIQIAVISNHQNGRDTHMRQIRVHSPTEGTTYPLEQYGPFSTIEFQQFRTIR